A window of Lycium ferocissimum isolate CSIRO_LF1 unplaced genomic scaffold, AGI_CSIRO_Lferr_CH_V1 ctg19207, whole genome shotgun sequence contains these coding sequences:
- the LOC132042931 gene encoding uncharacterized protein LOC132042931 — MVEDFLEVFMDNFLVVGDSFNECLDHLVRVLKRCEETNLVLNWEKCHFMVKEGIILGHQISEKGIEVDQAKIDVIAKLHPPISAFDEFKEHLTYAPIVVSPDWSLPLDLMCDTSGFVIGVVLGQRACLLGSKVVVYTDHEALRYLMEKKNAKPQLIRWVLLLEEFDFEMRELQWCHTVAPWYADIANFLVTGLIPDEIKIYQNKKILRDSHQYY, encoded by the exons ATGGTTGAGGACTTCTTGGAGGTCTTCATGGATAATTTTTTAGTTGTGGGTGATTCATTTAATGAATGTCTTGACCACTTGGTTCGAGTGCTGAAGAGGTGTGAGGAGACTAATCTTGTGCTTAATTGGGAGAAGTGTcattttatggtgaaggaagggatcatCCTCGGCCATCAAATCTCTGAGAAAGGGATTGAGGTTGATCAAGCTAAAATAGATGTCATTGCCAAGCTTCATCCACCCATCTCT GCGTTTGATGAGTTTAAAGAGCATCTTACTTATGCTCCTATTGTTGTTTCACCAGATTGGTCACTACCATTAGACCTGATGTGTGATACGAGCGGTTTTGTTATTGGTGTTGTGCTTGGTCAAAG GGCCTGTCTGTTAGGGTCCAAGGTGGTTGTATACACTGATCATGAAGCTTTGAGGTATCTGATGGAGAAGAAAAATGCAAAACCACAATTGATTAGATGGGTCCTCTTACTGGAAGAATTTGACTTCGAG ATGAGAGAGTTGCAGTGGTGTCATACGGTGGCACCATGGTATGCAGATATTGCCAACTTTTTGGTGACGGGTCTTATTCCAGATGAAATCAAGATATATCAGAACAAGAAAATCTTGAGGGACTCTCATCAGTACTATTAG